In Thalassospira marina, the following are encoded in one genomic region:
- a CDS encoding trans-sulfuration enzyme family protein, with amino-acid sequence MRDFTLSVHHPAVAEEEFSSLCVATQRASTIVFDNAQAYATRGQRELDSYSYGMHGTPTQRVLEAQLTALEGGLKTVVVPSGQAAIAVVFLSVLKPGDHVLIAETAYPPVNGFCQNFLAPLGMTWSTYPPGIGSGIDEYITPETRLIWMESPGSTTMEIEDVPAIVACARARGILTGIDNTWATPLLFKPLAHGVDFSMQALTKYPGGHSDILMGSVTVARLDLRKGLRDVMRMLGFHTAPDAISLVLRGLETMAVRVEHSGRVASDLAREIDAKYPVEVLSPILPESPGHALWQRDFTGASGLFSVVLPKDWEGRLDDALNGLRIFAIGASWGGTRSLIAPMTVTGHRTTPHPRNERIILRLSIGLEDPEDLRADLHAFFGLLAAG; translated from the coding sequence ATGCGTGATTTTACCCTGAGCGTTCATCACCCCGCCGTCGCAGAAGAGGAATTTTCGTCTCTTTGCGTGGCAACGCAGCGCGCCTCGACCATTGTTTTTGACAATGCCCAAGCCTATGCCACGCGCGGTCAGCGCGAGCTGGACAGTTATTCCTATGGCATGCATGGCACGCCAACCCAGCGTGTTCTTGAAGCACAGCTAACCGCACTGGAAGGCGGGCTTAAAACTGTTGTGGTGCCATCGGGGCAGGCAGCAATTGCCGTGGTGTTCCTGAGTGTTCTCAAACCCGGGGATCATGTCTTGATCGCGGAAACGGCTTATCCGCCGGTGAATGGTTTTTGCCAGAATTTTCTCGCCCCGCTGGGTATGACCTGGTCAACCTATCCGCCGGGAATTGGCAGTGGCATTGATGAATATATCACGCCGGAAACCCGCCTGATCTGGATGGAAAGCCCCGGGTCCACCACCATGGAGATCGAGGATGTGCCCGCCATTGTTGCCTGTGCACGCGCCAGAGGCATTTTAACGGGCATCGATAATACCTGGGCAACGCCACTTTTGTTCAAGCCACTGGCACATGGTGTTGATTTTTCAATGCAGGCGCTGACCAAATATCCCGGTGGGCATTCCGATATTCTGATGGGGTCGGTCACGGTGGCCCGGCTGGATTTGCGCAAAGGCCTGCGTGATGTGATGCGTATGCTGGGTTTTCATACCGCCCCCGATGCCATTTCGCTGGTTTTGCGCGGCCTTGAAACCATGGCCGTACGTGTTGAACATTCCGGCCGGGTGGCAAGTGACCTTGCCCGCGAAATAGACGCGAAATACCCGGTCGAAGTCCTTTCACCGATATTACCCGAAAGCCCGGGCCACGCCCTTTGGCAGCGTGATTTTACCGGGGCCAGCGGCCTGTTTTCAGTTGTGCTGCCCAAAGACTGGGAAGGCCGGCTGGATGATGCTTTGAACGGGTTAAGGATTTTTGCAATCGGTGCGTCCTGGGGAGGAACGCGAAGCCTGATTGCACCGATGACTGTTACCGGTCATCGCACCACGCCGCATCCGCGAAACGAACGCATTATTTTGCGTTTAAGCATCGGGCTGGAAGACCCGGAAGATTTGCGGGCGGATCTGCATGCGTTTTTTGGCCTTCTTGCCGCGGGCTGA
- a CDS encoding amino acid ABC transporter substrate-binding protein — MGYKLKLAALCLPVAGMLFAMSAQAATTLETVKERGRLICGASQGTPGFGAPDDNGYWRGLDIETCRAVAVAVLGDKDAVDFVPLSGQQRIPALQTGEIDILPRTLTWTLQRDANGINFTQPNYYEFTGFMMPKSLGITRVEDMAGASVCVQTGSTTEVVVNDVSTKHKLDLQPVVFDNTSAARQAFFSGRCDALITDAGALASTRASMAKNPDDYIIFPATPYVDALTPAVRQGDDQWMDIVRWSIQALIAAENFGITQANVDDMLQSKDPRIVRFLGVDPGNGTSLGLKDDFAYQIIKALGNYGEIFDRNVGKDSPLKLERGYNALFKDGGMMLPLAFQ, encoded by the coding sequence ATGGGATATAAACTGAAACTGGCGGCACTTTGCCTGCCTGTGGCGGGCATGCTGTTTGCCATGTCGGCCCAGGCGGCAACCACCCTTGAAACCGTAAAGGAACGTGGCCGGCTGATTTGCGGGGCCAGCCAGGGGACGCCAGGTTTTGGCGCACCTGATGATAACGGATACTGGCGCGGGCTGGACATTGAAACCTGCCGGGCGGTTGCCGTTGCCGTGCTGGGCGATAAGGATGCGGTTGATTTTGTGCCGCTTTCCGGGCAGCAGCGCATTCCCGCCCTTCAAACCGGGGAAATTGATATTCTGCCCCGCACCCTGACCTGGACATTGCAGCGCGATGCCAATGGCATCAACTTTACCCAGCCGAATTATTATGAATTTACCGGCTTCATGATGCCCAAATCCCTTGGCATCACGCGGGTTGAGGACATGGCCGGGGCATCGGTTTGTGTGCAAACTGGGTCAACAACCGAAGTTGTCGTCAATGATGTGTCAACCAAACACAAACTCGACCTGCAACCGGTTGTTTTTGATAATACATCTGCTGCCCGGCAGGCATTTTTCTCGGGCCGGTGCGATGCGCTGATCACAGATGCCGGGGCACTGGCATCAACACGGGCCAGCATGGCCAAAAACCCTGATGATTATATCATCTTTCCTGCCACCCCCTATGTCGATGCCCTGACACCGGCGGTACGGCAGGGCGATGATCAATGGATGGATATTGTCCGCTGGTCCATTCAGGCCCTGATCGCGGCAGAAAATTTTGGCATTACCCAGGCCAATGTCGATGACATGCTGCAAAGCAAGGACCCGCGTATTGTGCGTTTTCTGGGTGTTGACCCCGGCAATGGCACATCCCTTGGCCTGAAGGATGATTTTGCCTATCAGATTATCAAGGCGCTGGGCAATTACGGCGAGATTTTTGATCGCAATGTGGGCAAGGACAGCCCGTTGAAACTTGAACGTGGCTATAATGCCCTGTTCAAGGATGGCGGTATGATGCTTCCTCTGGCGTTTCAATAA
- a CDS encoding amino acid ABC transporter permease has translation MLQSLWYSDRFRSWIMQIALLGALLGLLYWIAGNTITNLAERGIRTGFDFLAHPARFPISESVVHYTPSDSFLWAFVVGVANTLWLSVITLVLATAGGLFLALAQLAKHPLLSRLAVGYVTLFRNIPLIVQLLFFYGLATSVFPAPRDAFEPLPGVFLSLRGVYAPGLVMGAGGGWVIAASIVLLLVTIWLGNRRFRDVSLVRRIPSFVGIWLVGTVIIGWLADVPLHLESPVLHGLNFRGGMYLSPEFAAIVVGLALYTTAFTGEIIRGGIEAVGKGQWEGGRALGLWDRQIMFRIILPQALRIIVPPMTSQYLSTVKNTTLAVAVGYPELGLVVNTVINQTGQALESIMVMLGVFLTVSLTVSLFMNWFNARIALVER, from the coding sequence ATGTTACAGTCCCTTTGGTATTCGGACCGGTTCCGAAGCTGGATCATGCAGATCGCCCTTTTGGGCGCTCTGCTGGGGCTTCTGTACTGGATCGCGGGCAACACAATCACCAATCTGGCCGAACGCGGTATTCGCACGGGGTTTGATTTTCTGGCCCATCCGGCGCGCTTCCCGATTTCGGAAAGTGTGGTGCATTACACCCCGTCAGATAGCTTTTTGTGGGCTTTTGTGGTTGGGGTGGCCAACACGCTCTGGCTATCCGTCATCACGCTGGTTCTGGCAACGGCGGGCGGGTTGTTCCTGGCCCTGGCGCAACTGGCAAAACACCCGCTTTTATCGCGGTTGGCGGTTGGGTATGTCACGCTTTTTCGCAACATTCCGCTGATTGTGCAGTTGCTGTTTTTCTATGGTTTGGCAACGTCGGTTTTTCCCGCCCCGCGCGATGCGTTTGAACCATTGCCAGGTGTGTTTTTATCCCTGCGCGGGGTTTATGCCCCTGGTCTGGTGATGGGGGCCGGGGGCGGATGGGTAATTGCGGCATCAATTGTACTGCTGCTTGTTACCATCTGGCTGGGGAACCGCCGTTTTCGTGATGTATCCCTGGTGCGGCGCATTCCATCCTTTGTCGGGATTTGGCTGGTGGGCACGGTGATAATTGGCTGGCTGGCCGATGTGCCGCTGCATCTTGAAAGCCCGGTTTTGCATGGTCTTAATTTTCGCGGAGGGATGTATCTTTCGCCTGAATTTGCGGCAATTGTTGTGGGGCTTGCCCTTTATACCACGGCCTTTACCGGCGAAATCATCCGTGGCGGGATCGAGGCGGTTGGCAAAGGCCAGTGGGAGGGGGGCCGTGCCCTTGGCCTGTGGGACAGGCAGATCATGTTTCGCATCATTCTGCCCCAGGCATTGCGCATCATCGTGCCCCCTATGACCTCGCAATATCTTTCTACCGTGAAAAACACCACGCTGGCGGTTGCTGTTGGCTATCCCGAACTGGGGCTGGTGGTAAATACCGTCATCAATCAGACGGGGCAGGCGCTTGAAAGCATCATGGTGATGCTGGGTGTATTCCTGACGGTTTCCCTGACGGTATCGCTTTTCATGAACTGGTTTAACGCCCGCATTGCATTGGTGGAGCGCTAA
- a CDS encoding amino acid ABC transporter permease, with protein sequence MAKTHATSKIRPHHLQQQRLSPFARLLQLMFGDWLSILLTLVSIGIVIALIPAFQWAVLDAHWQVASPAECREGGACWAFISAKLQFILFGLYPPEEQWRAMIVIGLILVLVLATLSPRMWGGRLLVLWALGIGAMLVLMNGGILGLAYVPTSKWGGLPVTLLLAVLSLGLAFPFAIVLALGRRGSLPVIRNVSIFIIEIVRGLPLVGLLFVAAILLPLFLPPDWTIDKLGRTLAALTVFAAAYLAEVIRGGLQGLPSGQIEASQALGIPYWKMVWHIVLPQAIQKVIPPLTNTAIVMVKNTALVLIVGVFDMLSAARSAATDPAWPGPSTEAYLFVAGIYFVICYGIAAYSRHLEAGINARNHS encoded by the coding sequence ATGGCAAAAACACACGCAACTTCAAAAATACGGCCCCATCATTTGCAGCAACAACGTCTTTCTCCCTTCGCGCGGCTGTTGCAGTTAATGTTTGGCGACTGGCTGTCAATTTTGCTGACGTTGGTATCAATCGGTATTGTTATTGCCCTGATACCGGCCTTTCAGTGGGCGGTTTTAGATGCGCACTGGCAGGTGGCATCACCAGCGGAATGCCGCGAAGGTGGTGCCTGCTGGGCATTTATTTCGGCCAAACTGCAATTCATTCTGTTTGGCCTGTATCCCCCCGAAGAACAATGGCGCGCCATGATCGTGATTGGTCTGATTTTGGTGCTGGTTCTGGCAACTTTATCACCCAGAATGTGGGGCGGGCGGCTATTGGTGCTGTGGGCGCTGGGTATTGGTGCCATGCTGGTTTTGATGAATGGGGGCATTTTGGGCCTTGCCTATGTGCCAACGTCAAAATGGGGTGGCCTGCCGGTAACACTTTTGCTGGCGGTATTGTCACTGGGGCTGGCGTTTCCGTTTGCCATTGTCCTTGCCCTGGGGCGGCGCGGGTCTTTGCCGGTTATTCGCAATGTTTCGATTTTCATTATCGAAATCGTGCGGGGTTTGCCGCTGGTGGGCCTGTTATTTGTGGCTGCAATTTTGCTGCCGCTTTTCCTGCCGCCGGATTGGACGATTGACAAGCTGGGTCGCACATTGGCCGCGCTGACGGTTTTTGCCGCCGCCTACCTTGCCGAAGTCATTCGCGGGGGGCTGCAGGGCCTGCCATCAGGCCAGATAGAGGCCTCGCAGGCGCTGGGCATTCCTTACTGGAAAATGGTCTGGCATATCGTTTTGCCACAGGCGATCCAGAAGGTTATTCCACCGCTGACCAATACCGCAATTGTGATGGTCAAGAATACCGCGCTGGTTTTGATCGTGGGTGTTTTTGACATGTTAAGTGCCGCACGCAGTGCCGCCACCGACCCGGCCTGGCCCGGCCCCTCGACCGAGGCCTACCTGTTTGTCG